DNA from Tachysurus fulvidraco isolate hzauxx_2018 chromosome 16, HZAU_PFXX_2.0, whole genome shotgun sequence:
AAGGTTTTGAAGGGGTACTGCTTCATTTATCTCACCCAAAACAATGTTTGTAGCAAGGTCACAGCAGAAATGACCTTACTCTCAGTCCTATTAAATTGTCTCATTACCGCACAGTAAGCGTAGTAGAGACAAACCTTTTAATGCAACaatgatatataataattaataggaATGCCAGATATATACCATACATGTAATCTAATttctaataatatataatagatCTAATACATCTATACACCATCTGCACATTAAAGTTGCAGAGGAAAAATCCTGCAGTGCTAAACGTTGGCCTTGATAACAGTATTATCCAGAGTTGGGCATAGATGAAGGTTGCTTAGTAACTACAAGCTTAGTAAACTGAAGGTGAGAGCTGTATGGGCATTTTTGGACCATAAGATGCTTGTAGTTGCAGATGACAGACAAAAATATAACTCAAGCTTATTAAGTGGGCTGAATTAAAAGGATCTATGAAGAACATGCGTGCTCTACACACTATTGACACAATTTCTATGTGCTTAGATAGCTGTTGCTGAAGCTGAATCTGGGCTGTTTTCCCATTCTCAGCTGTCCTTGTGTGACCTGTAATTGTGTGCCAAACTCATAGCAGAGTTTATAGGAGGTAACAGGGTTAGCAGTGTATTTCCCAGTGTATTTTAGGTAGTAAATGTTCTTTGATAAGTAATATACAgcaaaactaaagaaataataattctTCTCAATGGGTCCActcagttttattttgttcagttcttattattattcaaggGCAAAATGAACAATCATAACTTGATAAAAACTagcagaagaaaaataagaaaggaTTAATTAGGAGTAGtctgaataataatatagaacacaaaaacacatttacaatcACTGTGCCTGCAACagtgttattatataatataatataatataatataatataatataatataatataatataatataatataatataatataattctaGAGCATTTTATATACATGGAATGCAGTGAAACGTGCTGAGAATAGCTAGTGTATGTCTATGTAAGTAAAAACGTTACTATAAGATATGATACTATGCGATATAAAAGTCCTTTATAAAGTCTTTTATTTAGGGAGCGCGAGCGCCGCCTGGTGGGTAATTTCCAGGCTTGAGTTAGAATAAAGCAGCCTAAAGCAACCCAAACAGACCTGTACGGTGTTTTGCAAAAAGCATGATGTAAGAACTTCTTGTGGTCTGTGCAGTGCTTCTTATTTGTCTAACCAGTGAATACATCATAAAGTTGCCATAAGCTTGTCATCCAAGAACTTCTTCAGTCTGACCAAACTTGCATGACCCACTTGGGAGCTTCATTCGCTTCCCATTTCTCCACACGCTCTGCTTTAATAAGCTCCTCTGTGATGTGTTCAGCGTCACTGGCACGATCTTCAGTGCGCTGTGAAGCTTCGCCGCAGCTCTTCGGATAGACTTGTTTATTTAGAAGGCAAATGTGGATGTGACGTCGCAAAGGAAAGGTAAGGAATGAAATCcacgtgattttttttcttaactaaTTTGCCATTGTATAGTGCAATTACTTACATATGACAGTATAATGTGGTGTAATGAATGCATGCTCCAAACGcatctctcttttcctccctcctccttttctgtctctttatgTACCGTTCTGTTTGTCACATCCAGTCGGCCGAGGTGCCGGGAGGTAAATCCCCTCCATGTGAGGAGGCGGCACGGGTGTGGAGGCgtggaggctttttttttttttttccatattcaAATCCTTACAAGTCGTATAAAAGCGGCGAACTCGGAGCAGAAGGCTGAAGGCAGGAAGACAGATGGAGGGAGGTGATAGTTGTCTGTGCGCACCCGCTCAGAGGATGCAGGACTTTGTGAATGCACTCAAAAACGCGCTGGTGTCCCTGATGCTGTTGCCCCGCTTTCTGTTGGCTGCGGTGCTGCTGTGGCTTCTGGACTTTGTTTGCATCCGAAGGAAGGTGCTGGTGATGCGTGAACGGGAGGATTCGACTCCAGACGACCCGCCGGTGACCGTGTCAGACTCGAACCGGATGTTCACGCTGGAGTCACTGCGCGCTGTGTGGTACAGCCAGAAGTTGGACTTCTGTAAAACAGCGCATCTGGGGCTAGAGGCACCCAACAGCGAGGTTATGCCGCTCGGCGAACGGAAACGCGCGCGTATATTGGACTACGCCCGCGGCGCACGACCGCTCATCCTTAACTTCGGCAGCTGCTCATGACCGCCGTTTATGACGCGCTTGGCCGCGTTCCGGCGCGTTGCCGACCAGTACGCCGATATCGCCGACTCGTTGCTTATATACATCGAGGAGGCGCATCCCTCCGACGGCTGGGTGAGCACGGACGCCCCGTACCAGATCCCGCGCCACCGGTGTATAAAGGACAGGATCCGAGCGGCGCGTCTCATGAACGCCATAGTACCAGGCAGTGCCGTGGTCGTGGACACCATGGACAATTCCTCCAACACGGCGTACGGTGCTTACTTCGAGCGCCTCTACGTAGTCAAGGACGAGAAGGTGGTTTATCAGGGAGGCAGAGGACCCGAGGGTTACCGCATCTCTGAACTGAGGAACTGGCTCGAACAATATCGCCATGAGCTCCAAGGCTCCACACCGGTAGTGGTTCAGGTCTAgatgtaaaataataacaattaactaaatgaatatgaataataattagatGCCAGTCACTGTGTGTGCCATGAAGAACCAAGAAAACGGGTGTCCTGGAAGCTGCTATGAGCTGGAAGCAACACTACACACGTTAACTTCTGTATTCCAACGCGCATCTTGGAagagttgtttgtgtgtgtgtgtgtgtgtgtgtgtgtgtgtgtgtgtgtgtgtgtgtgtgtgtgtgtgtgtgtgtgttcagtgataCAAACCGCATGATAATTGTATCTGTTTTGCTCTTTAATAGTTTTGTTGTTGACGGTGTTTTATggttttcactttttatttggTGATATGGATTATTCTATTTTGTTTGCATGtcgtctttgtgtgtgtgtgtgtgtgtgtgtgtgtgtgtgtgtgtgtgtgtgtgtgtgtgtgtgtgtgtgtgtgtgtgtgtgtgtgtgtgtgtgtgtgtgtgtgtgtgtgtggccgtAGAACTGTTTTAATTGTATTCTGGTGTTGTCATGAAGTTCGGTTTTTAAAAGGATTTGATCCAGAAAACCGATTCTGATGTATTCTGA
Protein-coding regions in this window:
- the dio3b gene encoding iodothyronine deiodinase 3b; protein product: MEGGDSCLCAPAQRMQDFVNALKNALVSLMLLPRFLLAAVLLWLLDFVCIRRKVLVMREREDSTPDDPPVTVSDSNRMFTLESLRAVWYSQKLDFCKTAHLGLEAPNSEVMPLGERKRARILDYARGARPLILNFGSCSUPPFMTRLAAFRRVADQYADIADSLLIYIEEAHPSDGWVSTDAPYQIPRHRCIKDRIRAARLMNAIVPGSAVVVDTMDNSSNTAYGAYFERLYVVKDEKVVYQGGRGPEGYRISELRNWLEQYRHELQGSTPVVVQV